A section of the Deinococcus taeanensis genome encodes:
- a CDS encoding DUF3248 domain-containing protein, with the protein MTDLPGDVPPGDLPVTPDLARALEALGGQLVWRIGKDEASDDVIVRLGFASATPRFAHLPRLRSAGDAELQAALADNRVVIEWVD; encoded by the coding sequence ATGACCGATCTGCCCGGTGACGTTCCCCCCGGTGACCTGCCGGTCACGCCGGACCTCGCCCGGGCGCTTGAGGCGCTGGGAGGGCAGCTGGTGTGGCGCATCGGCAAGGACGAGGCCAGTGACGACGTGATTGTACGCCTGGGCTTCGCGTCTGCCACGCCGCGCTTCGCTCACCTGCCGCGCCTGCGCAGCGCCGGAGACGCCGAACTGCAGGCCGCCCTGGCAGACAACCGCGTGGTGATCGAGTGGGTCGACTAG
- a CDS encoding RsmD family RNA methyltransferase has translation MSLRILGGTAKGRSLQVPDSARPSGARVRKSLFDLLSARAPAGRYPRFIDLHGGSGAIGLEAASRGYSVTLVERDARAVRALEANARALDLRVRIVKGDAAALLGRLGPFEVVFSDPPYDADIPALTLKLLRSGVVAPAGLLVCQHPDRARLPDHAGFTREVREYGSNSLTLYWRGAGGAAGEGASVDEESGAELE, from the coding sequence ATGAGTCTGCGCATCCTGGGCGGCACGGCCAAGGGCCGGTCCCTGCAGGTGCCGGACAGTGCCCGGCCCAGCGGTGCGCGCGTGCGTAAAAGCCTGTTCGATCTGCTGTCTGCGCGCGCGCCGGCCGGGCGGTACCCGCGCTTTATCGATCTGCACGGCGGCAGCGGCGCTATCGGCCTGGAAGCCGCGAGCCGTGGGTACAGCGTGACGCTGGTGGAACGGGACGCCCGGGCGGTCCGGGCGCTGGAGGCGAACGCCCGGGCCCTGGACCTGCGGGTCCGGATCGTGAAAGGAGACGCCGCGGCGCTTCTGGGGCGTCTGGGGCCGTTCGAGGTGGTGTTCAGCGACCCGCCGTACGACGCGGATATTCCCGCGCTGACCCTGAAACTGCTGCGCAGCGGCGTGGTGGCGCCGGCCGGTCTGCTGGTCTGTCAGCATCCGGACCGCGCGCGCCTGCCGGACCATGCGGGTTTCACGCGGGAAGTCCGTGAGTACGGCAGCAACAGCCTCACGCTGTACTGGCGCGGAGCGGGCGGCGCAGCTGGTGAAGGGGCCAGTGTGGACGAGGAGTCCGGCGCGGAATTGGAGTAA
- a CDS encoding sensor histidine kinase: protein MDALPQAVLLTGGGRVTRVNAAAARLWGVPQERAAGRPVLEVVRRHTLETLLERGGELELEVTGRTLRCTATRDGEHGALIVEDVTEHRRREAELREATAVLSHEFRTPVAALRGVLEALEYDMPRALSQNFVRQGLQETERLARLVEDLAVGFRPTRARTLPLAEAFARAERLLAADLTTRRASVTFGQDHLVRADPDKLLQVLLNLIENALKYGPAAQPVEVLTAERGTWVEVSVLDRGTPIPDTESLFKAHTRGRAATGQGSGMGLYIVRSIVHGWGGQAWVERRGEANAFCFTLPGVGGLT from the coding sequence ATGGACGCGCTGCCGCAGGCGGTGCTGCTGACCGGCGGCGGGCGGGTGACGCGCGTGAACGCGGCGGCCGCGCGGCTGTGGGGGGTGCCGCAGGAGCGCGCCGCGGGCCGCCCGGTGCTGGAGGTGGTGCGCCGCCACACGCTCGAGACCCTGCTGGAACGCGGCGGGGAGCTGGAACTGGAGGTCACGGGCCGCACGCTGCGCTGCACGGCCACGCGAGACGGGGAACACGGCGCGCTGATCGTGGAGGACGTCACCGAGCACCGCCGGCGCGAGGCGGAGCTGCGCGAGGCGACGGCGGTGCTGTCGCACGAGTTCCGCACGCCGGTTGCGGCGCTGCGCGGCGTGCTCGAGGCGCTGGAGTACGACATGCCGCGGGCTCTGTCGCAGAATTTCGTGCGGCAGGGCCTGCAGGAAACTGAGCGGCTGGCGCGCCTCGTCGAGGATCTCGCGGTGGGGTTCCGGCCCACCCGCGCCCGGACGCTGCCGCTGGCTGAGGCGTTCGCGCGCGCCGAGCGGCTGCTGGCTGCCGACCTCACCACCCGCCGCGCCAGCGTGACGTTCGGGCAGGATCACCTCGTGCGGGCCGATCCGGACAAGCTGCTGCAGGTGCTGCTGAACCTGATCGAGAACGCCCTGAAGTACGGTCCGGCCGCGCAGCCCGTTGAGGTGCTCACCGCCGAGCGGGGCACCTGGGTGGAGGTCAGCGTGCTGGACCGCGGCACGCCCATCCCTGATACGGAGAGCCTGTTCAAGGCGCACACGCGGGGCCGCGCCGCGACCGGGCAGGGCAGCGGGATGGGGCTGTACATCGTGCGCAGCATCGTGCACGGCTGGGGCGGGCAGGCCTGGGTGGAGCGGCGTGGGGAGGCCAACGCGTTTTGTTTCACGCTGCCCGGTGTGGGCGGCCTGACCTGA
- the coaD gene encoding pantetheine-phosphate adenylyltransferase encodes MNAVFPGSFDPITSGHMDVLTRAARIFDHVTVTVMHNARKQGQHLFTLDERSEILREATAHFGNVSVDTFGGLLVDYMAGQAPGSVILRGLRAVSDYEYELQIAHLNRQIGDAETVFIMAATRWSFVSSSMVREIASYGGDVSEMVPRASAAALRRKHESVYAERAAEKARVAALEP; translated from the coding sequence ATGAACGCTGTCTTCCCCGGGTCGTTCGACCCCATCACGAGTGGGCACATGGACGTGTTGACGCGTGCCGCACGGATTTTTGATCACGTGACGGTCACCGTAATGCATAACGCCCGCAAGCAGGGCCAGCACCTGTTCACCCTGGACGAACGCTCGGAGATCCTGCGGGAGGCGACCGCGCATTTCGGGAACGTCAGCGTGGACACCTTCGGGGGTCTGCTCGTGGACTACATGGCGGGGCAGGCGCCGGGCAGCGTGATTCTGCGCGGCCTGCGGGCCGTGTCGGACTACGAGTACGAGTTGCAGATCGCGCACCTGAACCGGCAGATCGGGGACGCCGAGACGGTGTTTATCATGGCCGCCACGCGCTGGAGCTTCGTGAGCAGTTCCATGGTGCGCGAGATCGCCAGTTACGGCGGGGACGTCAGCGAGATGGTGCCGCGCGCCAGTGCGGCGGCGCTGCGCCGCAAGCACGAGTCGGTGTACGCCGAGCGCGCGGCGGAGAAGGCCCGCGTGGCGGCCCTGGAACCCTGA
- a CDS encoding LCP family protein, with protein sequence MTRRPDPAPRIAGLRAVQAFGLTLATLSLAGFALLSGAGPTTMAASLSGQAPSFTLLIAGRDIVYCYYQQPCRNQDQRTGLAQPPNTDTIMLVKVQGTRVHVLSIPRDTNVGPFDRSRSVAQQKVNSQYFSGGPQALVRAAETITGEHVDSYVIVRTDYVERVIDALGGLDVTVPEPGIEWVDQAAGVNLKLAPGTHHLGGQQGVLFLRVRKGFGDDYGRIDHQKQALTQLANRLRTPQGLAALPTILGGIGNGVETNVDPGVIAAMRPYLGQMKLSFATLPTDDIPGTFNLAVNRERLAQIWGDAPTTATTPGVHVKVVDASGVNLGPALARALNALGYRDVQVSPVPRSREASQVFTQQDVAEANLLAGTLNLPRLQGERFPVTAGEVGVLLGEDAASSLGALRGLLGPAAP encoded by the coding sequence GTGACCCGGCGCCCCGATCCTGCCCCCCGGATTGCCGGGCTGCGCGCCGTGCAGGCGTTCGGCCTGACGCTCGCCACCCTGTCCCTGGCGGGCTTCGCGCTGCTCAGCGGCGCCGGGCCGACCACCATGGCCGCCAGCCTGAGTGGGCAGGCGCCCAGCTTCACGCTGCTGATCGCCGGGCGGGACATCGTGTACTGCTACTACCAGCAGCCCTGCAGGAACCAGGACCAGCGCACAGGGCTGGCGCAGCCGCCGAACACCGACACGATCATGCTGGTGAAGGTGCAGGGCACCCGGGTGCACGTGCTGAGCATCCCGCGTGACACGAACGTGGGTCCTTTCGACCGCTCCCGGTCGGTGGCGCAGCAGAAGGTCAACAGTCAGTACTTCTCGGGCGGCCCGCAGGCCCTGGTCCGCGCGGCCGAGACCATCACCGGAGAGCACGTGGATTCGTACGTGATCGTGCGCACCGACTACGTGGAACGCGTGATCGACGCTCTCGGCGGGCTGGACGTCACCGTGCCGGAGCCTGGCATCGAATGGGTCGACCAGGCCGCGGGCGTGAACCTGAAACTCGCGCCCGGCACGCACCACCTCGGCGGTCAGCAGGGCGTGCTGTTCCTGCGGGTCCGCAAGGGGTTCGGGGATGACTACGGCCGCATCGACCACCAGAAGCAGGCGCTGACGCAGCTTGCCAACCGCCTGCGCACCCCGCAGGGGCTCGCGGCGCTGCCCACCATCCTGGGCGGCATCGGCAACGGCGTGGAAACGAACGTGGACCCCGGCGTGATCGCCGCCATGCGCCCGTACCTGGGCCAGATGAAACTGAGTTTCGCCACGCTGCCCACCGACGACATCCCCGGCACCTTCAACCTGGCGGTGAACCGTGAGCGGCTCGCGCAGATCTGGGGGGACGCCCCGACCACCGCCACGACGCCCGGCGTGCACGTGAAGGTGGTCGACGCCAGTGGCGTGAATCTCGGGCCTGCGCTGGCGCGCGCCCTGAACGCCCTGGGTTACCGCGACGTGCAGGTCAGCCCGGTGCCGCGAAGCCGCGAAGCCAGCCAGGTGTTCACGCAGCAGGACGTCGCGGAGGCGAACCTGCTGGCCGGCACGCTGAACCTGCCGCGCCTCCAGGGGGAACGCTTCCCGGTCACGGCCGGCGAGGTGGGCGTGCTGCTGGGCGAGGACGCCGCCTCATCCCTGGGGGCCTTGAGGGGGTTGCTGGGCCCCGCCGCTCCCTGA
- a CDS encoding acyltransferase, whose protein sequence is MTWLKPVEIGQDAQAAFNEFLRDLDARLADPGADRYVLAAEVLAQMMYGRSYAQLQADAPLAALNVDARNVTFEAEYYMATDAEQFGRVKPLLWLWKNADLTPVGQNPVLGIPLRRVLAGHVFRRVGQEFKCWQNVEFSVGYNMEVGDHVVVHRHVLLDDIGGIELHDNASISDYVNVYSHTHSVLDGPDVTLKRTVIGRGARVTYHSTVLAGSVISDDAMLATHALLRGDIPPHGIAMGVPARTTRFKLRPPTQAHVDSRSFERAPERKANPEYPEPTPVQTRRPAEEDATPRALVTEEH, encoded by the coding sequence GTGACGTGGCTCAAGCCGGTGGAGATAGGTCAGGACGCGCAGGCGGCCTTTAATGAATTCCTGCGTGACCTGGACGCGCGCCTGGCCGACCCGGGCGCTGACCGTTACGTTCTGGCGGCCGAGGTGCTCGCGCAGATGATGTACGGCCGTTCCTACGCGCAGCTGCAGGCCGACGCGCCCCTGGCGGCGCTCAACGTGGACGCGCGGAACGTAACCTTCGAAGCGGAGTACTACATGGCCACCGACGCCGAGCAGTTCGGCCGGGTCAAGCCGCTGCTGTGGCTGTGGAAGAACGCGGACCTGACGCCGGTGGGCCAGAACCCGGTGCTGGGCATTCCGCTGCGGCGGGTGCTGGCCGGGCACGTGTTCCGCCGGGTCGGGCAGGAGTTCAAATGCTGGCAGAACGTGGAGTTCAGCGTCGGGTACAACATGGAGGTGGGCGACCACGTGGTGGTGCACCGGCACGTGCTGCTCGACGATATCGGCGGGATTGAACTGCACGACAATGCCAGCATCAGTGACTACGTGAACGTGTACAGTCACACGCACAGCGTTCTGGACGGTCCGGACGTGACCCTCAAGCGCACAGTGATCGGCCGGGGCGCCCGTGTGACGTACCATTCCACGGTGCTGGCCGGCAGTGTCATCAGTGACGACGCGATGCTCGCCACCCATGCCCTGCTGCGCGGGGATATTCCCCCGCACGGAATCGCGATGGGCGTTCCGGCGCGCACCACCCGCTTCAAGCTGCGCCCGCCGACGCAGGCGCACGTGGATTCCCGGTCCTTTGAGCGCGCGCCGGAACGCAAGGCGAACCCCGAGTACCCCGAGCCCACCCCCGTTCAGACGCGCCGGCCGGCCGAGGAAGACGCCACGCCACGCGCCCTGGTGACCGAAGAGCATTGA
- the rsfS gene encoding ribosome silencing factor yields the protein MTPDSHTLNQLRAIVDAARERRAEDVTVLDLTDVSSTLEYFVICTATAGLQLNAVQENIREKAQGTGLPRPSVEGPSERWLLLAFGGGIVVHIMTKDAREYYDLEGLWSDARVLDFPEVQA from the coding sequence ATGACCCCTGATTCCCACACCCTGAACCAACTGCGCGCCATTGTGGACGCCGCCCGTGAACGCCGCGCCGAGGACGTCACCGTCCTTGACCTGACTGATGTGAGCAGCACCCTCGAGTACTTCGTGATCTGCACCGCCACCGCGGGCCTGCAGCTGAACGCCGTGCAGGAGAACATCCGCGAAAAGGCGCAGGGAACCGGCCTGCCCCGCCCCAGCGTGGAGGGCCCCAGCGAACGCTGGCTGCTGCTGGCGTTTGGGGGCGGCATCGTGGTGCACATCATGACCAAGGACGCCCGCGAGTACTACGACCTTGAGGGCCTCTGGAGCGACGCGCGCGTCCTGGATTTCCCTGAAGTGCAGGCCTGA
- the cdaA gene encoding diadenylate cyclase CdaA codes for MPPFGQVSVRDVLDILLVAFLVYQGYLLVAGTRAVNVVRGILVFAGVWVAAQVLNLPTLSYLLGRAGTVGIFALIVLFQPELRAALERVGRPRGRDMGASGAALQDLARAMERLAERKTGALIAIERRTPLGEYASTGVSLDALVSVPFLEALFARNAPLHDGGVIVQGSRVISAGCLFPLQSSDGTYRRYGTRHRAAIGLSELTDAVVLVVSEERGSMRVALGGRLGPDLNGAELREQLRALVYDHDPYPPLLARERAAPPDTDPDARPEERA; via the coding sequence ATGCCGCCGTTTGGACAGGTGAGTGTCCGGGACGTTCTGGACATCCTGCTGGTTGCGTTTCTCGTGTACCAGGGGTACCTGCTGGTTGCGGGGACACGCGCGGTGAACGTGGTGCGCGGCATTCTGGTGTTTGCGGGGGTGTGGGTGGCCGCGCAGGTGCTGAACCTGCCGACGCTGAGCTACCTGCTGGGACGCGCAGGCACGGTGGGGATCTTCGCGCTGATCGTGCTGTTTCAGCCGGAGCTGCGCGCGGCGCTGGAGCGGGTGGGGCGCCCACGCGGACGGGATATGGGGGCCAGCGGCGCGGCGCTGCAGGATCTGGCGCGGGCCATGGAGCGCCTCGCGGAGCGCAAGACGGGCGCACTGATTGCCATTGAGCGCCGCACCCCGCTTGGGGAGTACGCCTCGACGGGGGTGTCGCTGGACGCCCTGGTGAGTGTGCCGTTTCTGGAGGCCCTGTTTGCGCGCAACGCGCCGCTGCATGATGGCGGGGTGATTGTGCAGGGCTCACGGGTGATCTCGGCGGGGTGCCTGTTCCCGCTGCAGTCCAGTGACGGCACGTACCGCCGCTACGGCACGCGGCACCGCGCAGCGATCGGCCTGTCCGAACTGACGGACGCGGTGGTGCTGGTGGTCAGCGAGGAGCGCGGCAGCATGCGCGTGGCGCTGGGGGGGCGGCTGGGGCCGGACCTGAACGGCGCGGAGCTGCGTGAACAGCTGCGCGCGCTTGTGTACGATCACGATCCGTACCCGCCGCTGCTGGCGCGTGAACGGGCCGCGCCGCCGGACACCGACCCTGACGCCCGGCCGGAGGAGCGGGCGTGA
- a CDS encoding DUF3809 domain-containing protein → MIVEATQHFTLPWTGAPAAALAFVQNPARALSHLRFLRNLHAGPDGVRGELLVPLPGLGEVDLPFHSTLGLTPDGATLTPAALTGERAWVEVAGQASAQGDTLTFAFHFRAHLATPDAQGWGGAAFEKMIRAAAGRTLDRVARELPAAIASAVQDAGTGPPDSRAHAE, encoded by the coding sequence GTGATCGTCGAGGCCACGCAGCACTTCACGCTTCCCTGGACCGGCGCGCCGGCCGCCGCTCTGGCCTTCGTGCAGAACCCCGCGCGGGCCCTGTCGCACCTGCGTTTCCTGCGGAACCTGCACGCCGGGCCGGACGGCGTGCGCGGCGAACTGCTCGTGCCGCTGCCCGGCCTGGGTGAGGTGGACCTGCCCTTCCACAGCACGCTGGGCCTCACCCCGGACGGCGCGACCCTCACTCCGGCTGCCCTGACGGGCGAGCGGGCGTGGGTGGAGGTGGCCGGTCAGGCGAGCGCGCAGGGCGACACGCTCACGTTCGCGTTTCACTTCCGCGCGCACCTCGCCACGCCGGACGCGCAGGGCTGGGGCGGCGCCGCTTTCGAGAAGATGATCCGCGCCGCCGCAGGCCGCACCCTGGACCGCGTGGCGCGTGAGCTGCCCGCCGCGATTGCCAGCGCCGTTCAGGACGCCGGGACCGGCCCACCGGACAGCCGGGCTCACGCGGAATAA
- a CDS encoding winged helix-turn-helix domain-containing protein produces the protein MSHVVVIEDEGTVRDVLRFHLERAGLRVTALESTGGGLDALNGADALVLDWMLPGESGLSFLRRLRGDPELRRMPVLMLTARAAEAERVEGLESGADDYLTKPFSAAELVARVRALLRRSQPEVPPLMTNGPLSVDVGAAEARVGGRRMNLTRREFDLLAFLTQHVGRVYSRTELLDRVWGADFLGGERTVDQHVTQLRAHLGDDPGKPGFLETVRGKGYRMRPWADGA, from the coding sequence ATGAGCCACGTCGTTGTCATCGAGGACGAGGGGACCGTGCGGGACGTCCTGCGCTTTCACCTGGAGCGGGCGGGGCTGCGCGTCACGGCCCTGGAGTCCACCGGGGGTGGGCTGGACGCCCTGAACGGCGCGGACGCGCTGGTGCTGGACTGGATGCTGCCGGGCGAGAGCGGCCTGAGTTTCCTGCGGCGCCTGCGGGGCGATCCCGAACTGCGGCGCATGCCGGTGCTGATGCTCACGGCGCGGGCCGCGGAAGCCGAGCGGGTTGAGGGCCTGGAATCCGGCGCGGACGATTACCTGACCAAGCCGTTTTCAGCGGCGGAACTCGTGGCGCGCGTGCGGGCCCTGCTGCGGCGCTCACAGCCGGAGGTGCCGCCCCTGATGACGAACGGTCCCCTGAGCGTGGACGTGGGGGCCGCCGAGGCGCGCGTGGGGGGGCGGCGCATGAATCTCACCCGGCGCGAATTTGACCTGCTGGCCTTCCTGACGCAGCACGTGGGCCGCGTGTACTCCCGGACGGAACTGCTGGACCGGGTGTGGGGCGCGGACTTCCTGGGTGGTGAGCGCACGGTGGATCAGCACGTCACGCAGTTGCGCGCGCACCTGGGGGACGACCCTGGAAAACCCGGGTTTCTGGAGACCGTGCGCGGCAAGGGCTACCGCATGCGGCCCTGGGCGGACGGCGCGTGA
- the yqeK gene encoding bis(5'-nucleosyl)-tetraphosphatase (symmetrical) YqeK: protein MVRPRRYEHVLRVAELAAQIARANGIDDMRAYAAGVLHDIARDLPDSELLRLAPPECDIDAAHPLALHGRAARTLLERWGYQDCMVLEAVEDHTTGPRGGNPVSSCVYIADVSEPGRGVNADIRELALTDLSAALERAIVSKVTYLQGRGIQVHPRTLQAYHALPCNAHLCSTVPLT, encoded by the coding sequence ATGGTCAGGCCACGGCGCTACGAACACGTGTTGCGCGTGGCGGAACTCGCTGCGCAGATTGCCCGTGCCAACGGGATCGACGATATGCGCGCCTACGCGGCCGGGGTCCTGCACGACATCGCGCGGGACCTTCCGGACAGTGAACTGCTGCGCCTGGCGCCGCCCGAGTGTGACATTGACGCAGCGCACCCGCTGGCCCTGCACGGCCGCGCGGCCCGGACGCTGCTGGAACGCTGGGGCTACCAGGACTGCATGGTGCTCGAAGCGGTGGAGGACCACACCACCGGCCCGCGCGGCGGCAACCCGGTGTCCTCATGCGTGTACATTGCCGATGTGTCTGAACCCGGGCGCGGCGTGAACGCCGACATCCGCGAACTGGCCCTCACCGACCTGAGCGCCGCGCTGGAGCGCGCCATCGTCTCGAAAGTGACCTACCTGCAGGGCCGCGGCATTCAGGTGCACCCGCGCACCCTCCAGGCCTACCACGCGCTGCCCTGTAACGCCCACCTGTGCTCCACCGTGCCCCTGACGTGA
- the metK gene encoding methionine adenosyltransferase, protein MRKYYTSESVSEGHPDKLADFISDSILDEFLRQEPESRVAVETLLTTGMAVVAGEVTAKRAHVDVQKTVRDAVMKVGYTRANYGFDAEYSAVLVSIHEQSPEIAGGVNHSEEWRAMTDEERARPENAHSEVGAGDQGLMFGYATDETPELMPLPISLAHRLTRRIAELRKNGTLPYLRPDAKAQVTVVRNGEPHEATETLVDTVVISTQHSDDVEQETIRADMIEHVIGAVIPAEYLTVQTKYFINPSGRFVIGGPHGDTGLTGRKIIVDTYGGAVPHGGGAFSGKDPTKVDRSAAYYARFIAKNIVAAGLARRALVEVAYAIGRAGPVSLRVDTYGTGTVSDERLAALVAEHFDARPQAIIAELDLRRPIYAQTAAYGHFGREEFPWEQTSKAQALKAAAQR, encoded by the coding sequence ATGCGGAAGTACTACACCTCGGAATCGGTGTCCGAAGGGCACCCCGACAAGCTGGCCGACTTCATCTCGGACAGCATCCTCGACGAGTTCCTGCGCCAGGAACCCGAAAGTCGCGTGGCGGTCGAGACGCTCCTCACCACCGGCATGGCCGTCGTGGCCGGCGAGGTCACGGCCAAACGTGCCCACGTGGACGTGCAGAAGACCGTGCGTGACGCCGTCATGAAGGTCGGCTACACCCGCGCCAACTACGGCTTTGACGCCGAGTACAGCGCCGTGCTGGTCAGCATTCACGAACAGAGCCCCGAAATCGCGGGCGGCGTGAACCACAGCGAGGAGTGGCGCGCCATGACCGACGAGGAACGCGCCCGCCCCGAGAACGCGCACTCTGAAGTGGGCGCCGGGGACCAGGGCCTGATGTTCGGCTACGCCACCGACGAAACCCCGGAACTCATGCCGCTGCCCATCAGCCTCGCGCACCGCCTCACCCGGCGCATCGCGGAACTGCGCAAGAACGGCACCCTGCCTTACCTGCGCCCGGACGCCAAGGCCCAGGTGACGGTCGTGCGCAACGGCGAACCGCACGAGGCGACCGAGACCCTGGTCGACACCGTCGTGATCAGCACCCAGCACAGCGACGATGTCGAGCAGGAGACCATCCGCGCCGACATGATCGAGCACGTGATCGGCGCGGTGATTCCCGCCGAGTACCTCACGGTGCAGACCAAGTACTTCATCAACCCCTCCGGCCGTTTCGTGATCGGCGGGCCGCACGGCGACACCGGCCTGACCGGCCGCAAGATCATCGTGGACACCTACGGCGGCGCCGTGCCGCACGGCGGCGGGGCGTTCAGCGGCAAGGACCCCACCAAAGTGGACCGGTCTGCGGCGTACTACGCGCGTTTCATCGCCAAGAACATCGTGGCGGCCGGCCTGGCCCGGCGCGCCCTGGTGGAGGTCGCGTACGCCATCGGCCGCGCCGGGCCCGTCAGTCTGCGCGTCGACACCTACGGCACCGGCACGGTGAGCGACGAACGCCTCGCGGCGCTGGTGGCCGAGCACTTCGACGCGCGTCCCCAGGCGATCATTGCGGAACTCGACCTGCGCCGCCCCATCTACGCACAGACCGCCGCGTACGGACACTTCGGCCGCGAAGAGTTCCCGTGGGAACAGACCAGCAAGGCCCAGGCGCTGAAGGCTGCCGCGCAGCGCTGA
- a CDS encoding CdaR family protein, which translates to MRARVSRLGRWLRPRYAWARFTHNLLPKLLALGVSLTLWFVATADRRANVEQGFDVPVEVRDTTGNGEEKRATSALSPSSVRVILSGRPERLRDVQPDSIEATVDVTDVPEGSFTRPVSVTAPGGTEVRRLTPTRVQGFVDTLVQRTLPVTLSVTAPPDSSLPRYQVTPGEATVSGAGRVVSAVARLVTSPAALNVGTELEVPLVPLDVTGLPVAGVSVKPNTVTVRRLDMGELPVKTLRVVLNDPPANLQVTAVSVQPSAVRVVAAPELLGRLREVTGTVTYRPGTYTAAVRLNIPAGAQALETVSVRLTVRARTAAPAR; encoded by the coding sequence GTGAGGGCGCGCGTCTCCCGGCTGGGCCGCTGGCTGCGTCCGCGGTACGCGTGGGCGCGCTTTACGCACAACCTGCTGCCGAAACTGCTGGCGCTGGGCGTCTCCCTGACGCTGTGGTTCGTGGCGACCGCCGACCGGCGTGCGAACGTCGAGCAGGGGTTCGATGTGCCGGTTGAGGTGCGGGACACAACGGGAAACGGCGAGGAGAAACGCGCCACGAGCGCGCTGAGTCCGTCGTCGGTGCGGGTGATTCTCTCCGGGCGCCCGGAGCGGCTGCGGGACGTGCAGCCGGACAGCATCGAGGCGACGGTGGATGTCACTGACGTTCCGGAAGGCAGTTTCACGCGGCCTGTCTCGGTCACGGCGCCGGGCGGAACGGAGGTCCGGCGCCTGACGCCCACGCGCGTGCAGGGGTTTGTGGACACGCTGGTGCAGCGGACCCTCCCGGTGACGCTGAGTGTGACGGCGCCGCCCGATTCAAGTCTGCCGCGCTATCAGGTGACGCCGGGTGAGGCGACCGTTTCCGGTGCCGGGCGCGTGGTGAGCGCGGTGGCGCGCCTGGTGACCAGTCCCGCGGCGCTGAACGTCGGCACGGAGCTGGAGGTGCCGCTGGTGCCGCTGGACGTGACGGGACTGCCGGTGGCGGGCGTGAGCGTCAAGCCGAATACGGTCACGGTGCGCCGCCTGGACATGGGGGAACTGCCGGTGAAGACCCTGCGGGTGGTGCTGAATGACCCGCCGGCGAACCTGCAGGTCACGGCGGTGAGTGTGCAGCCCAGCGCGGTGCGGGTGGTGGCGGCGCCGGAACTTCTGGGGCGCCTGCGGGAGGTGACGGGAACGGTCACGTACCGGCCGGGCACGTACACGGCGGCAGTGCGGCTGAATATTCCGGCGGGCGCGCAGGCGCTGGAAACCGTGAGTGTGCGGCTGACTGTGCGCGCGCGGACGGCGGCACCTGCACGCTGA
- a CDS encoding metal-dependent hydrolase, with protein MNIHFIGHSTFMLETQQHRLLIDPFIQGNPQASVTLQQARDWQISAVLISHAHGDHWGDALEFARAGTPLIATVEIAGYAQKHGATQAIGMNIGGTYRAEWGSVTLTPAWHSSSFPDGTYGGMPTGLIITLGGQRVYFAGDTNLFSDMRLIGDTGLDAALLPIGDHFTMGPEEAARTLDLLRPRVAVPMHYGTFPPLTGDPAVFRREGEARGVDVRVLKPGEHTTL; from the coding sequence ATGAACATTCACTTCATCGGCCACAGCACCTTCATGCTCGAAACCCAGCAGCACCGCCTGCTGATCGACCCGTTCATCCAGGGCAACCCGCAGGCCAGCGTGACCCTGCAGCAGGCCCGGGACTGGCAGATCAGCGCCGTCCTGATCAGCCACGCGCACGGCGACCACTGGGGAGACGCGCTGGAATTTGCCCGGGCCGGCACGCCCCTGATTGCCACGGTCGAAATCGCCGGGTACGCGCAGAAGCACGGCGCCACCCAGGCGATCGGCATGAACATCGGAGGCACCTACCGCGCCGAGTGGGGCAGCGTGACCCTCACGCCCGCGTGGCACTCGTCCTCCTTCCCCGACGGCACGTACGGCGGCATGCCCACCGGGCTGATCATCACGCTCGGCGGACAGCGCGTGTACTTTGCGGGCGACACCAACCTGTTCAGCGACATGCGCCTCATCGGCGACACCGGACTTGACGCCGCGCTGCTGCCCATCGGCGACCACTTCACCATGGGGCCCGAGGAGGCCGCCCGCACCCTGGACCTGCTCAGGCCCCGTGTGGCGGTTCCCATGCACTACGGCACCTTCCCCCCGCTGACGGGCGACCCCGCCGTGTTCAGGCGAGAAGGGGAAGCGCGCGGCGTGGACGTGCGCGTCCTGAAGCCGGGTGAGCACACCACGCTGTAA